A single region of the Polymorphum gilvum SL003B-26A1 genome encodes:
- a CDS encoding NAD-dependent epimerase/dehydratase family protein, which translates to MVRKILVTGADGFVGRHLCRRLESGPGAGAFEVIRTAKMPVDASLAFDLENPASVEAAVAASRPDAVIHLAAISTAYLTDGTSERVWRVNYEGTAALAAALRRHVPGAGLIFASSAEVYGASLRDGQPKRETDPVAPESAYAKSKLAAELMLEATLAQVSPVVALRLFNHVGPGQDERFALPAFAAQIARIEKGASTPVIKVGNLSAKRDFLDVVDVIEVYRRVLDLLQAPAGYQLFNVSSGKPREISELLDKMIALSSVPITREVDPDRLRDINIPVSCGNSEKIRAVIDWSPRVNIDETLIEILDYWRNRIPPVGQEDPTQRMQ; encoded by the coding sequence ATGGTGCGTAAGATACTCGTGACCGGAGCAGACGGCTTCGTCGGCAGGCATCTTTGCAGGCGGCTGGAGTCGGGACCCGGCGCAGGGGCCTTCGAGGTTATCCGGACGGCCAAGATGCCGGTCGATGCTTCTCTCGCCTTCGACCTCGAGAATCCGGCCAGCGTCGAAGCCGCCGTTGCGGCAAGCCGACCCGATGCGGTGATTCATCTGGCGGCAATCTCGACCGCCTATCTGACCGACGGCACATCGGAGCGGGTCTGGCGGGTCAACTACGAGGGCACTGCGGCGCTCGCGGCCGCCCTCCGTCGCCATGTTCCCGGCGCCGGGCTGATCTTCGCCTCGTCCGCCGAGGTGTATGGCGCCAGCCTTAGGGACGGCCAGCCCAAACGCGAAACCGATCCGGTCGCTCCCGAGAGTGCCTATGCGAAATCCAAGCTCGCGGCCGAACTCATGCTCGAGGCGACGCTGGCACAGGTTTCTCCTGTCGTCGCGCTGCGCCTGTTCAACCACGTCGGACCTGGACAAGACGAACGCTTTGCCCTGCCCGCCTTCGCAGCGCAGATAGCGCGCATCGAAAAGGGCGCCTCGACGCCTGTCATCAAGGTTGGAAACCTGTCTGCCAAACGCGACTTCCTCGACGTGGTCGACGTGATCGAGGTATACCGCCGTGTCCTGGACCTGCTGCAAGCCCCTGCCGGCTACCAGCTCTTCAATGTATCGTCCGGCAAACCCCGCGAGATCAGCGAACTTCTGGACAAGATGATTGCCTTAAGTTCCGTGCCGATCACGCGCGAGGTCGACCCCGACCGCCTGCGCGACATCAACATTCCGGTTTCCTGCGGAAACTCCGAGAAAATCCGCGCTGTGATCGACTGGAGTCCGCGCGTCAACATCGACGAAACGCTGATCGAGATCCTCGACTACTGGAGAAACCGCATTCCCCCCGTTGGACAGGAGGACCCCACACAACGAATGCAGTGA
- a CDS encoding glycosyltransferase has product MKLLYYCDATRRSKARSGIHRVIVEAGRALEGMADVDFVVWDDLQGQLRYANEHDLQAVFVDTDFVASLKVNPNAGRVSYRFGETVANPGATWLLYPEIAYHTDNGNERYSRILAQCRDYRIPVASVLYDVIPISEPGYDDIRQAHTEYVKYLCGSDAILPISTYSGETLIDWLRQEKAIATDAEAALRAAIHPVRLGEIRAEDLRPLTRRVAADDGAPLRIISVGTIEPRKQQTRFLRVLNELATRHPRLREARVDLFGSLHPACAADLSAAVAANRNIVHHGYSTDSEIRDCYASADFSFFVSKSEGFGLPIVESLRNGVPCLCADFGAMAEVAEGGGCHMVDVTRDEAIAAGLLKLAEDADYRGRLRDEAAGRHAVTWTDYARAVLDRLEALNAARDADRERCVRALCTETRARTATGINVELDTAIVCRPDAAATPDLAAGLVRGVLLDTIPPTDAVAGIAGYDSCAVASAEIRDGLYRAWGQDAAGMLPPRILVPETSVAAALREQLARTLVDRAGDIARLRMIAAREAMFGQLGRTLTAPLAPRKPALAIVISTYNRAAFVAMNVEWLLEITAPHGDDIRVIVIDNASTDDTLDRLQRFAGNPHLQVRRNNANTGMLGNLNVCSQLEEARHVWITGDDDFIQPDVLAKVLAAVKADPELPVAITNFGVYHRFQPGEFDKPENYAKEATLLAPKCLPDGRYWVRTIAEQHDNLFTAVYPIVWRSDILAACFNYPFTGIPFADLVECVPTTKQLLESYSFVEAAWFADMGTVGNAHNSWTRHRPRWHGLIMPQVLELARDVGVDARILHDWSKVHVRLYDEAIGIAQASDLLVHLDEEDLEVPLRVFGTQLAIPDTVRRFKDTRQLIDWWGSNDK; this is encoded by the coding sequence ATGAAGCTGCTCTACTACTGCGATGCGACCCGTCGCTCGAAGGCCCGCTCCGGAATCCATCGCGTCATCGTGGAAGCCGGTCGTGCGCTTGAGGGCATGGCGGATGTCGATTTCGTGGTGTGGGACGACCTGCAGGGGCAATTGCGCTATGCGAACGAGCACGACTTGCAGGCCGTGTTCGTCGATACCGACTTCGTCGCCTCGCTGAAGGTCAATCCCAATGCGGGCCGGGTCTCGTACCGGTTCGGAGAGACGGTGGCGAATCCTGGGGCGACTTGGCTTCTGTATCCGGAAATCGCCTACCACACCGACAACGGCAACGAGCGCTATTCCCGCATTCTGGCACAATGCAGGGACTACCGCATTCCCGTCGCCTCGGTCCTCTATGACGTCATCCCGATCTCGGAGCCGGGATACGACGACATCCGCCAGGCCCACACCGAGTACGTCAAATACCTGTGCGGCAGCGACGCCATCCTGCCGATTTCCACCTATTCGGGCGAGACGCTGATCGACTGGCTGCGGCAGGAAAAGGCCATTGCAACCGACGCTGAGGCCGCTCTGCGGGCCGCGATCCATCCGGTCCGCCTGGGCGAGATCCGGGCCGAGGACCTGCGACCGCTGACGCGGCGGGTGGCTGCCGATGACGGCGCGCCGCTACGCATCATCTCGGTCGGCACGATCGAACCGCGCAAGCAACAGACCCGCTTTCTGCGCGTGCTGAACGAGCTCGCCACCCGCCATCCGCGCCTGCGCGAGGCCAGGGTCGACCTGTTCGGATCGCTGCATCCGGCCTGCGCTGCCGATCTCTCCGCTGCGGTCGCCGCCAACCGCAACATCGTGCATCACGGCTATTCGACCGACAGCGAAATCCGGGACTGTTACGCATCAGCCGACTTCTCGTTCTTCGTCTCCAAGAGCGAGGGCTTCGGGCTTCCGATCGTGGAGAGCCTGCGTAACGGCGTGCCATGCCTGTGCGCCGACTTCGGCGCCATGGCGGAGGTCGCCGAGGGCGGCGGCTGTCACATGGTCGACGTCACCCGCGACGAGGCGATCGCTGCCGGCCTCCTGAAACTTGCCGAGGATGCCGACTACCGTGGCCGGCTGCGCGACGAAGCAGCCGGACGGCATGCGGTCACCTGGACCGACTATGCGAGGGCGGTGCTCGATCGGCTCGAAGCTCTCAACGCGGCGCGCGATGCCGACCGCGAACGCTGCGTGCGCGCACTGTGCACCGAAACGCGCGCGCGCACGGCGACCGGCATCAACGTGGAGCTCGACACGGCGATCGTTTGCCGTCCGGATGCGGCAGCCACGCCCGACCTCGCCGCCGGACTCGTGCGCGGCGTCCTGCTCGACACCATACCCCCGACCGATGCGGTCGCAGGAATTGCCGGCTATGACAGCTGCGCTGTCGCCTCCGCCGAGATCCGCGATGGCCTGTATCGGGCCTGGGGCCAGGATGCGGCCGGAATGCTGCCGCCCCGAATCCTGGTGCCCGAGACGTCGGTCGCGGCGGCGTTGCGTGAACAGCTTGCCCGCACGCTGGTCGACCGCGCAGGCGATATTGCACGCTTGCGCATGATCGCGGCACGCGAGGCCATGTTCGGCCAACTCGGCCGCACGCTGACAGCGCCCCTCGCGCCGCGCAAGCCGGCACTGGCGATCGTCATCTCGACCTACAACCGGGCAGCCTTCGTCGCCATGAACGTCGAATGGCTGCTGGAAATCACCGCTCCGCACGGCGACGACATACGCGTCATCGTGATCGACAACGCCTCGACAGACGATACGTTGGACCGGCTGCAGCGTTTTGCGGGCAATCCGCATCTCCAGGTCCGGCGCAACAACGCAAATACGGGCATGCTGGGCAACCTAAACGTCTGCTCGCAACTGGAGGAGGCGCGCCATGTGTGGATCACGGGCGATGATGACTTCATCCAGCCCGACGTCCTTGCCAAAGTGCTCGCGGCGGTGAAGGCCGATCCCGAACTGCCGGTCGCCATCACCAATTTCGGTGTCTACCACCGCTTCCAGCCGGGCGAATTCGACAAGCCGGAGAACTACGCCAAGGAGGCGACGCTGCTCGCGCCGAAATGTCTCCCGGACGGCCGCTATTGGGTACGAACGATCGCCGAGCAGCACGACAACCTGTTCACCGCTGTCTATCCGATCGTCTGGCGGTCCGACATCCTCGCGGCGTGCTTCAACTACCCCTTCACCGGCATTCCCTTCGCCGATCTCGTCGAATGCGTGCCGACGACGAAGCAGTTGCTGGAGTCCTATTCCTTCGTCGAGGCGGCCTGGTTCGCCGACATGGGAACCGTGGGCAACGCCCACAACAGCTGGACCCGGCACCGGCCGCGCTGGCACGGACTGATCATGCCGCAGGTGCTGGAACTGGCCCGCGACGTCGGCGTCGACGCGCGCATCCTGCACGATTGGTCGAAGGTGCACGTCCGCCTGTATGACGAGGCGATCGGCATTGCTCAGGCTTCCGACCTTCTGGTGCATCTCGACGAGGAGGACCTCGAGGTGCCGCTAAGGGTGTTCGGAACGCAACTCGCGATTCCGGACACGGTGCGACGGTTCAAGGACACGCGGCAACTGATCGACTGGTGGGGCTCAAATGACAAGTGA
- a CDS encoding helix-turn-helix domain-containing protein: MHSDRYQTVREVADLLKVGEATVRRWIRDGELRAIDLGREWRIAASDLDAFLRCHATRPPLSESSDGTGHQQGGAPQT, translated from the coding sequence ATGCATTCAGATCGCTACCAGACGGTCAGGGAAGTTGCCGACCTCCTTAAGGTCGGCGAAGCGACGGTGCGGCGATGGATCCGGGACGGCGAGTTGCGTGCCATCGACCTGGGCCGCGAATGGCGGATCGCCGCCAGCGACCTCGACGCGTTCCTGCGCTGCCATGCGACCCGGCCTCCGCTGTCTGAATCATCGGATGGAACGGGGCACCAGCAGGGAGGCGCACCGCAGACATGA
- a CDS encoding glycosyltransferase: protein MTSDPVRKKISFWLGAARLLVPALRKHGVREVVRFLWSNLTSNKLEAGIGRYMAEQSGLSRPPNVGAPQGHLPKSASPQSAPAGFVLDLAGLGAHIARWHKATSKRGGKGDAVPEALPDLTFVVSAEADEQTAARLAATLGAIGRLDDLNRRRVRVAVLAPAAAVDAALADVPSALDGAVEGLEDFDALAARLDDDDRVLHLFAGDTLYGTALTVLDDADAWSAKLVGFDGYWLGPDNLYRLALQLAADLVHLYNCDCLYSRFAVRGSTLKAAISRCTDEGDAALPMPYRILRRIARSLIETGRERDFVHLPVTLVEIHDLPDRLARERRAVALGGRPFGFPFATGTARGASDKLGSVSVVIATKSRGNLLRALVDGLIRNPVVGKVVIIANGVENLATISTLNWAAAQEQVEVVRYDQPFNFSRMNNIGASLCDTPYVLFLNDDIVLLRDDWLDELLKPFDDATTAAAGMLLLYPNESVQHAGMFLGFHNCAGHLLRHATLPEGDYGFLGIAPRQVSTVTGAALMVDHAKFRSVNGFDEQLAHYIQDVDLCLRFGANSWRVVYQPGARAVHMESITILEQKFSDRVLEQRGNEHQRFMKRWGDTIYRDPWFSPAISYQDESLRTLRT from the coding sequence ATGACAAGTGATCCGGTGCGCAAGAAAATTTCCTTCTGGCTCGGCGCCGCCCGTCTCCTGGTCCCTGCCCTACGTAAGCACGGCGTGCGGGAAGTCGTCCGCTTCCTCTGGTCGAACCTCACATCCAACAAGCTGGAAGCCGGCATCGGGCGCTACATGGCCGAACAGTCCGGCCTGTCGCGACCGCCGAACGTCGGGGCACCGCAGGGACACCTGCCGAAGTCGGCTTCCCCGCAGAGTGCACCGGCCGGTTTCGTCCTCGACCTCGCCGGCCTCGGCGCCCATATCGCGCGCTGGCACAAGGCGACCAGCAAGCGCGGGGGTAAGGGCGATGCCGTTCCCGAGGCGTTACCCGACCTCACCTTCGTCGTCAGTGCCGAGGCCGACGAGCAGACCGCCGCACGGCTTGCCGCCACGCTCGGCGCCATCGGGCGTCTCGACGACCTGAATCGCCGACGCGTCCGGGTCGCGGTGCTCGCTCCGGCCGCCGCTGTCGATGCCGCGCTCGCCGACGTGCCCAGTGCCCTCGACGGCGCCGTCGAAGGCCTCGAGGATTTCGACGCGCTCGCCGCCCGGCTCGACGACGATGATCGCGTGCTGCACCTGTTTGCCGGCGACACGCTCTACGGAACGGCCTTAACGGTGCTCGACGACGCCGACGCCTGGTCGGCCAAGCTCGTCGGCTTCGACGGCTACTGGCTCGGCCCGGACAACCTCTACCGCCTGGCGCTGCAGCTCGCCGCCGACCTTGTGCATCTCTACAACTGCGACTGCCTGTACTCGCGCTTCGCCGTCCGTGGCTCGACGCTCAAGGCGGCGATCTCCCGATGCACGGACGAGGGCGACGCGGCGCTTCCCATGCCCTACCGGATCCTGCGGCGCATCGCTCGCAGCCTGATCGAGACGGGTCGGGAGCGCGACTTCGTCCACCTTCCGGTCACCCTTGTCGAGATTCACGATCTGCCGGACCGGCTCGCGCGCGAGAGGCGTGCGGTCGCGTTGGGGGGGAGGCCTTTCGGTTTTCCGTTCGCGACGGGCACGGCCCGCGGCGCCAGCGACAAGCTGGGCAGCGTCTCGGTCGTCATCGCCACCAAGAGCCGTGGCAACCTGCTGCGCGCGCTGGTCGACGGACTGATCCGCAATCCGGTCGTCGGCAAGGTCGTCATCATCGCCAACGGCGTCGAGAACCTGGCGACGATCTCGACCCTGAACTGGGCGGCGGCGCAGGAGCAGGTTGAGGTCGTTCGCTACGACCAACCGTTCAATTTCTCGCGGATGAACAACATCGGCGCCAGCCTGTGCGACACGCCCTATGTTCTGTTCCTCAACGACGACATCGTGCTGCTGCGCGACGACTGGCTGGACGAACTGCTCAAGCCGTTCGACGACGCGACCACCGCCGCTGCGGGAATGCTGCTGCTCTATCCGAACGAGTCCGTACAGCACGCCGGCATGTTCCTCGGCTTCCACAACTGCGCCGGTCATCTTCTGCGTCACGCGACGCTCCCGGAAGGCGACTACGGTTTTCTCGGCATCGCGCCGCGGCAGGTGTCGACAGTGACGGGCGCCGCGCTCATGGTCGACCATGCCAAGTTCCGCTCAGTCAACGGCTTCGACGAGCAACTCGCCCACTACATCCAGGACGTCGACCTGTGCCTGCGTTTCGGCGCCAACAGCTGGCGCGTCGTCTACCAGCCCGGCGCGCGGGCCGTGCATATGGAATCGATTACCATCCTGGAACAAAAGTTCTCCGACCGCGTGCTTGAGCAGCGCGGCAACGAACATCAGCGCTTCATGAAGCGCTGGGGCGACACCATCTACCGCGATCCGTGGTTCTCGCCGGCCATCAGCTATCAGGACGAGAGCCTGAGGACGCTCAGAACCTGA
- a CDS encoding universal stress protein, with translation MKTILVATDFSERSDRALRRATLLARQTGAALTLVHAVDDDQPARLVAAARDAAILQLRDQGATLRDVDGLACETRVTLGAPFEATLRTADEMRPDLLVIGPHRRQALWDVFVGTTAERIIRASRVPVLMVNAPPLVAYRHALFATDLSEGSRQALETLLGLGLIEAVRLSIYHAYHAPALRLAMGHTLGKEGREDYLKEAEKDAARRLADFLGGLDVGRASRVVRLETSTAAAEIVAAAKELAADLVVVSTSGRTGLAKAVLGSVAEEVLRTADRDILAVPPRGAE, from the coding sequence ATGAAGACAATCCTGGTGGCGACCGATTTTTCGGAACGTTCGGATCGCGCCCTGCGCCGGGCGACGCTGCTCGCCAGGCAGACCGGCGCGGCGCTGACGCTTGTCCATGCGGTCGATGACGACCAGCCGGCGCGCCTCGTCGCCGCGGCCAGGGACGCAGCCATTCTGCAACTCAGAGACCAGGGCGCGACATTGCGCGACGTCGACGGTCTGGCCTGCGAGACGCGGGTCACCCTGGGGGCGCCTTTCGAAGCGACCCTGAGAACCGCGGACGAAATGCGGCCCGATCTCCTCGTCATCGGCCCGCATCGCCGGCAGGCCCTGTGGGACGTCTTCGTCGGCACCACGGCCGAGCGCATCATCCGCGCCAGCCGCGTCCCGGTGCTGATGGTCAATGCGCCGCCTCTGGTCGCTTATCGACACGCCCTGTTCGCAACCGATCTCTCGGAGGGATCGCGGCAGGCGCTGGAGACACTGCTTGGCCTCGGCCTGATCGAGGCGGTCAGGCTGTCGATCTACCATGCCTATCACGCGCCGGCGCTGCGGCTGGCCATGGGCCACACGCTCGGCAAGGAGGGGCGGGAGGACTATCTCAAGGAAGCGGAGAAGGACGCCGCGCGTCGTCTGGCCGACTTCCTCGGCGGCCTCGACGTCGGCCGCGCCTCGCGGGTGGTGCGGCTGGAAACGTCGACTGCCGCCGCCGAGATCGTCGCCGCGGCGAAGGAGCTTGCGGCCGATCTCGTCGTCGTTTCGACCAGCGGCCGGACCGGCCTCGCCAAGGCGGTCCTCGGCAGCGTCGCCGAGGAGGTCCTGCGCACCGCGGACCGCGACATCCTGGCGGTGCCGCCGCGAGGCGCTGAGTAG
- a CDS encoding class I SAM-dependent methyltransferase, giving the protein MSTYRAIEKCRIGGTNNLVSVLNLGKQALTGVFPTSADVPVTEGPLELVWCPDSGLLQLRHSFDPSEMYGENYGYRSGLNQSMVDHLTAKIHYLERMTDLQPGATVLDIGSNDCTSLKAYRTAGINRIGIDPTGAKFASFYPPEVKLVPDFFSAKAFRSATDKDADIVTSIAMFYDLEDPISFAREIASILSKKGVWHFEQSYMPSMLRLNSYDTICHEHLEYYSLGAVQFILKAAGLKLIDVAMNAVNGGSFAVTAAREDNTTLKPNSAVIDWLLGQEDRMGLNTPRPYREFEERVFRHGQDLTRLIKSLVADGKKVFGYGASTKGNVVLQFCKLTAAEIPFIAEVNEEKFGRVTPGTHIPIISETEARAMKPDYFLVLPWHFKDGILRREKEFLNSGGKFIFPFPEIEIV; this is encoded by the coding sequence ATGAGCACTTACAGAGCAATTGAGAAATGTCGGATCGGCGGAACGAACAACCTGGTCTCGGTGCTCAATCTGGGCAAGCAGGCGCTGACCGGCGTGTTTCCGACCTCAGCGGACGTTCCGGTTACCGAAGGGCCGCTTGAACTGGTCTGGTGCCCCGACAGCGGCCTGCTGCAGTTGCGCCACTCGTTCGATCCGTCGGAAATGTACGGCGAGAACTACGGCTACCGTTCGGGTCTGAACCAGTCGATGGTCGATCACCTGACAGCAAAGATCCACTACCTTGAGCGCATGACGGACCTTCAGCCGGGTGCGACCGTGCTCGACATCGGCAGCAACGACTGCACCAGCCTGAAGGCTTATCGGACGGCCGGCATCAACCGCATCGGTATCGACCCGACCGGTGCCAAGTTTGCGAGTTTCTACCCCCCCGAGGTGAAGCTCGTCCCCGACTTCTTCAGCGCGAAGGCGTTCCGCTCGGCGACCGACAAGGACGCCGACATCGTCACCTCAATCGCAATGTTCTACGATCTTGAGGATCCGATCAGCTTCGCCCGCGAGATCGCCAGCATCCTGTCGAAAAAGGGCGTCTGGCACTTCGAGCAGAGCTACATGCCCTCGATGCTGCGATTGAACTCTTACGATACGATCTGTCACGAGCACCTGGAATACTATTCCCTGGGCGCGGTCCAGTTCATCCTCAAGGCGGCCGGCCTCAAGCTGATCGACGTGGCCATGAACGCCGTCAACGGCGGCAGCTTCGCCGTCACCGCTGCGCGCGAGGACAACACGACGCTGAAGCCCAATTCGGCCGTCATCGACTGGCTGCTCGGACAGGAGGATCGCATGGGGCTCAACACGCCCCGCCCCTACCGGGAGTTCGAGGAGCGCGTATTCCGGCACGGCCAGGACCTGACGCGGCTGATCAAGTCGCTGGTCGCCGACGGCAAGAAGGTGTTCGGCTACGGCGCCTCGACCAAGGGCAACGTAGTGCTGCAGTTCTGCAAGCTGACCGCAGCCGAGATCCCGTTTATCGCCGAGGTGAACGAGGAGAAGTTCGGCCGGGTCACGCCGGGTACCCATATCCCGATCATTTCGGAAACCGAGGCGCGCGCCATGAAGCCGGACTATTTCCTGGTCCTGCCCTGGCACTTCAAGGACGGCATTCTGCGCCGCGAGAAGGAGTTCCTCAACAGCGGCGGCAAATTCATCTTTCCGTTCCCGGAAATCGAGATCGTCTGA
- a CDS encoding cation:proton antiporter codes for MMESVVQSAFGEVAVLLVLAAAIGFLGLILRQPLIVSFIAVGLVAGPSAFDLVHSDEQIDLLSELGIAVLLFLVGIKLDVKLIRLLGAVSLMTGLGQVAFTSFFGYLIGLALGLGHVTSLYVAVALTFSSTIIIVKLLSDKREIDSLHGQIALGFLIVQDLVVVLAMIVLSAIGIGAADGHGDHGGGSAVTVLASGAAMVVLVVLFVRYVADPLTERLARAPELLVIFAIAQAAMFAAIADFVGLGQEVGGLLAGVSLASTPYRETIAARLAPLRDFLLLFFFIALGATLDLSLLGAHVTGAIVFSLFVLIGNPLIVLAIMGALGYRKRTGFLAGLTVAQISEFSLIFVAMGVSIGHVREDALGLVTMVGLVTIAASTYMITYSHQLYAVFEPYLGLFERKGTPREAGDTGVHAADGYKILLFGLGRYGTAIGMRLKKRGIRVLGVDFNPGAVRRWRELGLKAEYGDATDPEFIAELPLAHAEWIASTVPTHPTGLSYEDARTTLIQLTRTAGFGGRVALTSHSSRETEDLFAAGADIVLEPFQDAADRAVDLFCGAEQQERTEIPAIASEEPTPA; via the coding sequence ATGATGGAGTCGGTCGTACAGTCCGCCTTCGGCGAGGTCGCGGTGCTTCTGGTCCTGGCCGCAGCGATCGGATTCCTCGGACTCATCCTGCGCCAGCCGCTGATCGTCAGCTTCATCGCCGTCGGCCTCGTCGCGGGGCCGTCTGCCTTCGACCTGGTGCATTCGGACGAGCAGATCGACCTGCTGTCTGAACTCGGGATCGCGGTGCTGCTGTTCCTCGTCGGCATCAAGCTCGACGTGAAGCTGATCCGCTTGCTCGGCGCCGTGTCCCTGATGACCGGTCTCGGCCAGGTCGCATTCACCTCGTTCTTCGGCTACCTGATCGGCCTCGCCCTCGGGCTCGGCCACGTCACCAGCCTCTATGTCGCCGTAGCGCTGACCTTTTCCTCGACCATCATTATCGTAAAGCTGCTGTCGGACAAGCGCGAGATCGATTCGCTGCACGGCCAGATCGCCCTCGGCTTCCTGATCGTGCAGGATCTTGTCGTCGTGCTCGCCATGATCGTGCTGTCGGCGATCGGCATCGGCGCGGCAGACGGTCATGGCGACCATGGCGGCGGATCGGCCGTCACGGTGCTCGCCTCCGGCGCCGCCATGGTCGTTCTGGTCGTCCTGTTCGTCCGCTACGTGGCCGACCCGTTGACCGAACGGCTGGCGCGCGCACCGGAACTGCTGGTCATCTTCGCCATCGCCCAGGCAGCCATGTTCGCCGCAATCGCCGATTTCGTCGGCCTCGGCCAGGAGGTCGGCGGCCTCCTGGCCGGCGTGTCGCTGGCCTCGACCCCCTATCGGGAGACGATCGCGGCCCGGCTCGCTCCGCTGCGCGACTTCCTGCTGCTGTTCTTCTTCATCGCGCTCGGCGCGACCCTCGACCTCTCGCTGCTCGGTGCCCATGTCACCGGCGCGATCGTTTTCTCGCTGTTCGTCCTGATCGGCAACCCGCTGATCGTGCTCGCGATCATGGGCGCCCTGGGCTATCGCAAACGCACCGGCTTTCTCGCCGGCTTGACGGTCGCCCAGATCAGCGAATTCTCTCTGATCTTCGTCGCCATGGGCGTTTCGATCGGCCATGTCCGGGAGGATGCCCTCGGCCTCGTCACCATGGTCGGCCTGGTCACCATCGCTGCTTCGACCTACATGATCACCTACTCGCATCAGCTTTATGCCGTCTTCGAGCCGTATCTCGGCCTGTTCGAACGCAAGGGCACGCCGCGCGAGGCGGGCGATACCGGCGTGCATGCCGCAGACGGCTACAAGATCCTGCTGTTCGGGCTGGGACGCTACGGCACGGCGATCGGGATGCGGCTGAAGAAACGCGGCATCCGCGTGCTCGGCGTCGACTTCAACCCCGGTGCTGTCCGGCGCTGGCGCGAACTCGGTCTCAAAGCCGAGTACGGCGATGCCACCGATCCGGAATTCATCGCCGAACTGCCGCTCGCTCACGCCGAATGGATCGCCTCAACGGTGCCCACCCATCCGACCGGACTCAGCTACGAGGACGCGCGCACGACCCTCATCCAGTTGACGCGCACCGCCGGGTTTGGGGGCCGCGTCGCGCTGACTTCGCACAGTTCCAGGGAGACCGAGGACCTGTTCGCCGCAGGCGCCGACATCGTGCTCGAACCGTTCCAGGACGCTGCCGACCGGGCCGTAGACCTGTTTTGCGGTGCCGAGCAGCAGGAGCGCACCGAGATCCCGGCGATCGCGAGCGAAGAGCCGACGCCGGCCTGA